A genomic segment from Nitratiruptor sp. YY08-10 encodes:
- a CDS encoding ATP-dependent metallopeptidase FtsH/Yme1/Tma family protein codes for MKYEKRAILQSSKSKKIIIIALSSILFITLTALFFVKYFPQKSIDYTTYQTLLENGMIDSAKIGNEYVYIKSGGIEYKIPKEFIDTKELYKKVPIKMQENYQNLYDLLTIIILAFFVGYLVYYLKRQRKEPIPIKHQIQIAPAETPEMKMDIKPQVSAYTFDDVAGIDEVKEELEEIIDFLKDPKKYTSFGVRMPKGVLLVGPPGVGKTLIAKAVAGEAGVPFFYQSGSAFVQIYVGMGAKRVRELFKKAKEMAPSIVFIDEIDAVGKARGGMRNDEREATLNQLLTEMDGFEASSGVIVIGATNKIEVLDEALLRPGRFDRRIYVALPNKEDRMKILKIYLRKIPHNVDLEKLADMSVGFSGAALASLVNEAALHALKLGKKIVELSDFESVKDKVLYGKKKLLVFDEKEKEIQSIYQAAKALCAYWYGVDFDKLTLVGGYLKDIDREIVSKQDFMSKIKALLAGYVALQLKYNETFSNAAEDLKRVKVLAEEMVVRYGMGERLFADINDAIKLVEEAKAELKEYLSSHFALVEKIATYLQEHESVTKEDVKRIVDAVF; via the coding sequence ATGAAGTACGAGAAGAGGGCAATTTTGCAAAGTTCTAAATCAAAAAAGATCATAATCATCGCATTGTCATCTATACTGTTCATAACGCTTACCGCACTTTTTTTTGTGAAGTATTTTCCGCAAAAAAGTATTGATTATACGACCTATCAGACGCTTCTTGAAAACGGCATGATCGATTCAGCGAAGATAGGAAACGAATATGTCTATATAAAAAGTGGCGGTATCGAGTATAAAATCCCAAAAGAGTTTATCGATACGAAAGAGTTGTATAAAAAAGTCCCAATCAAGATGCAGGAAAATTATCAAAATCTCTATGATCTTCTAACAATTATTATTTTGGCTTTTTTTGTGGGGTATCTTGTATACTATCTCAAGCGCCAAAGAAAAGAGCCTATCCCTATCAAGCATCAGATACAGATCGCTCCGGCTGAAACGCCTGAGATGAAGATGGATATCAAGCCGCAAGTGAGTGCTTATACCTTTGATGATGTGGCGGGCATCGATGAAGTGAAAGAGGAGCTTGAAGAGATAATAGACTTTTTGAAAGATCCGAAAAAATATACAAGCTTCGGGGTTCGCATGCCAAAAGGCGTGCTGCTTGTGGGTCCACCAGGAGTCGGAAAGACATTGATCGCAAAAGCGGTAGCGGGTGAAGCCGGGGTACCGTTTTTTTATCAAAGTGGAAGTGCGTTCGTACAGATATATGTAGGTATGGGAGCGAAAAGGGTTCGCGAGCTTTTCAAAAAAGCAAAAGAGATGGCCCCAAGCATCGTTTTTATCGATGAGATCGATGCAGTGGGAAAAGCCAGAGGCGGTATGAGAAATGATGAGCGCGAAGCGACGCTCAACCAGCTTCTTACCGAGATGGATGGTTTTGAGGCTTCCAGTGGGGTCATCGTCATAGGGGCGACGAACAAGATCGAGGTTTTGGATGAAGCGCTTCTTCGACCTGGACGTTTTGATCGAAGAATCTATGTGGCTTTGCCGAACAAAGAAGATAGAATGAAGATACTCAAAATCTATCTTCGAAAGATCCCACACAACGTAGATCTGGAGAAACTTGCAGATATGAGCGTGGGATTTAGCGGTGCCGCTCTAGCCAGTCTTGTCAATGAGGCAGCCTTACATGCTTTGAAGTTGGGAAAAAAAATCGTGGAGTTGAGTGATTTTGAATCAGTCAAAGATAAAGTACTCTATGGCAAGAAAAAACTCCTTGTTTTTGACGAAAAGGAAAAAGAGATTCAAAGTATTTATCAGGCTGCGAAGGCTCTGTGCGCTTACTGGTATGGGGTCGATTTTGATAAGCTTACGCTCGTTGGCGGATACCTCAAAGATATTGATAGAGAGATCGTTTCCAAACAGGATTTCATGTCGAAAATAAAAGCGCTTCTTGCTGGATACGTGGCTTTGCAACTCAAATACAATGAAACCTTCTCCAATGCTGCAGAAGATTTGAAACGGGTAAAAGTGCTTGCTGAAGAGATGGTGGTGCGATACGGTATGGGAGAGAGACTTTTTGCCGATATTAACGATGCGATCAAGCTTGTGGAGGAAGCGAAAGCTGAACTCAAAGAGTATCTAAGCAGCCATTTTGCACTGGTGGAAAAGATAGCAACCTATCTTCAAGAGCATGAGTCTGTGACGAAAGAGGATGTGAAGAGGATCGTGGATGCAGTTTTTTAG
- a CDS encoding Fur family transcriptional regulator: MKKNLEKYLQELKEIVKKRGLKHSSQREQVLKVLFHAKEHLTPEEIYNKVKKENPNIGLATVYRTLSLLEKEDMVSSVSFGHEGKKYELNRGEHHDHMICLECGKILEFYDENLEKLQEKIAEEHNFKLLTHQMNLYGICKECQKK; encoded by the coding sequence ATGAAAAAAAATCTAGAAAAATATCTCCAAGAGCTCAAAGAGATCGTCAAAAAAAGAGGATTGAAACACTCTTCGCAAAGAGAGCAGGTTCTAAAAGTTCTTTTTCATGCCAAAGAGCATCTCACCCCGGAAGAGATATACAACAAAGTAAAAAAAGAAAACCCAAATATCGGTTTGGCAACCGTCTACAGAACCCTCTCATTGTTAGAAAAAGAGGATATGGTCAGTAGCGTCTCCTTTGGCCATGAGGGGAAAAAGTATGAGCTGAACCGCGGCGAGCATCATGACCATATGATCTGTCTAGAATGTGGCAAAATCTTGGAATTTTACGATGAGAATCTCGAAAAGCTCCAAGAAAAAATAGCAGAGGAACACAACTTCAAGCTCCTAACACATCAGATGAACCTATATGGCATCTGCAAAGAGTGCCAAAAGAAATAG
- a CDS encoding TraR/DksA family transcriptional regulator, with translation MTQEQLEHFKKILQERLDRVQKEIDALLNELEEVGTFENIDDIEDLAQLETINDTDKALLQKLNEEKKQILSALRKIENGTYGQCSDGSTIPLEKLEADPLYEC, from the coding sequence ATGACACAAGAGCAGTTGGAGCATTTCAAAAAAATATTACAGGAACGATTAGATCGTGTCCAAAAAGAGATCGATGCTTTATTGAATGAACTTGAAGAGGTAGGAACATTTGAAAATATTGATGATATAGAAGATCTCGCTCAGCTTGAAACGATCAATGATACCGATAAAGCGCTCCTGCAAAAACTCAATGAAGAAAAAAAACAGATTCTAAGCGCCTTGCGAAAAATCGAAAATGGAACCTATGGTCAATGCAGCGACGGCTCAACGATACCTTTGGAAAAATTGGAAGCAGATCCTTTATATGAGTGCTAA
- a CDS encoding COG3400 family protein: MQTHVLVLADGIVAKHLLQRIVKNQVTNNLYHIVYNDPAIKPSQSAENILYYHFDPTSFVKLSRLFNKKYNEVIIVLGNKIDTVASFENVRRLDNNVNIVVLDKWDLKFQGKNFRLLNANEILASRVMDYFPNVPVIAQNVGLGLGEIMEVLVPFGSSYVYRHIGSIEQKNWKIAAIYRNNKLLLPTPSRMIWPNDILLLIGDPDVLKNVYRSIKREVGQFPMPFGTNSYLLVDMEELSPKSIRHMVLSGVYAHSRFKDKKLFIRVVNPNDIGLLQFIKNYDGDTIEVMVDYRYRSLQQNVQEDLEHRRIGLFMLHHKTFMKRHCRSLLYEMNIPVFSLADSSLSKIKELELILTKNQKLETISSIVFDIAIQLKISLKLVEYLEQSSAQTQEIIEHFENLANIFSKPIVIEKTRSNPIRMLRSKEDLLLVYPFSQKVAQSTFFNPFCTDPEALFYKLGMHHQMFIPVT, from the coding sequence GTGCAAACCCATGTTTTAGTACTTGCTGATGGAATTGTAGCAAAACATCTATTACAAAGAATTGTAAAAAATCAAGTAACGAACAATCTCTATCATATCGTCTATAACGATCCTGCTATCAAACCCTCACAGAGTGCAGAAAACATTCTTTATTATCATTTTGATCCCACTTCGTTTGTGAAGCTTTCACGCCTCTTTAATAAAAAATATAACGAAGTGATAATCGTTTTAGGCAATAAAATCGATACCGTTGCATCTTTTGAAAACGTTCGAAGACTCGATAACAATGTCAATATTGTCGTGTTGGATAAATGGGATTTAAAGTTTCAAGGAAAAAATTTCCGATTACTCAATGCAAATGAAATTCTTGCTAGCAGGGTAATGGACTATTTCCCAAATGTTCCTGTTATCGCACAAAATGTGGGACTTGGTTTGGGTGAAATTATGGAAGTTCTTGTCCCTTTTGGAAGCAGTTATGTCTATCGGCATATCGGATCCATTGAACAAAAAAACTGGAAAATAGCTGCTATATATAGAAATAATAAACTCTTGCTCCCCACTCCAAGCAGAATGATATGGCCAAATGATATTCTTTTACTTATCGGCGATCCGGATGTTTTGAAAAACGTCTATCGCTCTATCAAAAGAGAAGTGGGACAGTTTCCTATGCCATTTGGTACCAACTCCTATCTGCTTGTGGATATGGAGGAGTTGAGTCCTAAATCGATCCGGCATATGGTGTTGAGTGGAGTATATGCGCATAGCCGTTTCAAAGATAAAAAGCTTTTTATCCGCGTTGTCAACCCAAACGACATCGGACTGTTGCAGTTTATCAAGAATTATGACGGTGATACGATTGAGGTGATGGTGGATTACCGTTACAGATCGTTGCAACAAAATGTTCAAGAAGATCTTGAACATCGGCGTATCGGCCTTTTTATGCTTCATCACAAAACATTCATGAAAAGACATTGTCGCTCGCTTTTATATGAGATGAACATTCCAGTTTTTTCGCTCGCCGACTCATCCTTGTCCAAAATAAAAGAGTTGGAATTGATTTTGACAAAAAATCAAAAACTAGAAACCATATCTTCCATCGTTTTTGATATCGCGATTCAATTAAAAATTTCGTTGAAACTTGTAGAGTATCTTGAACAAAGTTCTGCCCAGACACAAGAGATAATCGAGCATTTTGAAAATCTTGCAAATATTTTTTCCAAACCGATAGTGATAGAAAAAACAAGATCAAATCCCATTCGTATGCTCAGATCGAAAGAAGATTTGCTTTTGGTCTATCCTTTTAGCCAAAAAGTGGCACAATCCACATTTTTTAATCCTTTTTGTACCGATCCGGAAGCTCTTTTTTACAAACTTGGTATGCACCACCAGATGTTTATTCCTGTAACCTAA
- the bioV gene encoding pimelyl-ACP methyl ester esterase BioV, whose product MQFFSGFGFHNEKILFLDILNRSDFTIAGFSYGAQKAFQEALKLVQENKRVDTLQLISPAYFDEEPKEFKHKQVLSFVKNQDAYLQFFYKKAIYPSKKDYSKFFTQPSLGDLKALLFFIWDDKALEFLVQSGVHIEVYIGALDKIVNPQKSKDFFQKYGQVYYIKDVGHLLRGSNG is encoded by the coding sequence ATGCAGTTTTTTAGCGGTTTTGGCTTTCACAATGAAAAAATCCTTTTTCTCGATATTTTGAATCGAAGTGATTTTACGATAGCAGGATTTAGTTATGGAGCGCAAAAAGCGTTTCAAGAAGCACTAAAACTGGTACAAGAGAACAAAAGAGTCGATACGTTACAACTCATATCGCCTGCATATTTCGATGAAGAGCCAAAAGAGTTCAAGCATAAACAGGTCTTGTCTTTTGTGAAAAACCAAGATGCCTATTTGCAGTTTTTTTATAAAAAAGCTATCTATCCATCCAAAAAAGATTATTCAAAATTTTTTACGCAACCATCTTTAGGTGATCTTAAAGCACTTTTATTTTTCATCTGGGATGACAAAGCACTGGAGTTTCTGGTTCAAAGTGGAGTTCATATCGAAGTCTATATAGGTGCATTGGATAAAATTGTCAATCCGCAAAAAAGCAAAGATTTTTTTCAAAAATATGGACAGGTCTACTACATCAAAGATGTTGGACATCTATTAAGGGGGAGTAATGGATAA
- the mtaB gene encoding tRNA (N(6)-L-threonylcarbamoyladenosine(37)-C(2))-methylthiotransferase MtaB, with protein sequence MMSRLKDFTITQKEEDADIVVVNSCTVTNGADSSVRNYINRMQKGNKKIYLTGCGAFTKGEELFEKKKVLGVFGHSEKERINELLKKEHFFQLGDLESVDQTIVSEFIGKSRAFIKIQEGCDFRCSYCIIPYVRGNARSLDESLILEQIQKLAANGFGEFIFTGTNVGSYGKDNGTSLAKLLKKTAMIRGVRRIRLGSIEPVQITDELKEILDEPWMAKHLHIALQHTSDRMLKIMNRRNRVHEDLKLFEEIASHGYAIGTDFIVGHPGESEAIFEEAYENLKLFPLTHIHLFTYSKRDGTPSATMKSQVPGNVAKGRYKKIQELIKQKNIDFREKQRDLHVLVEGEKRGSFFGYDQFYNPIFIESTLDLKGNWVNISQYEVREEGNFAKF encoded by the coding sequence ATGATGAGCAGGCTCAAAGACTTTACCATCACCCAAAAGGAAGAGGATGCCGATATTGTCGTTGTGAATTCCTGCACCGTAACCAACGGAGCAGACAGCAGTGTGCGAAATTATATCAACCGAATGCAAAAAGGGAATAAAAAGATCTATTTGACTGGATGCGGTGCATTTACCAAAGGGGAAGAGCTTTTTGAAAAGAAAAAAGTCCTTGGCGTTTTTGGGCATTCCGAAAAAGAGCGAATCAATGAACTGCTCAAAAAAGAGCATTTTTTTCAGCTTGGCGATCTTGAGTCTGTCGATCAGACTATAGTAAGCGAATTTATCGGCAAAAGCAGAGCTTTTATCAAGATCCAGGAAGGGTGCGATTTCAGGTGCAGCTACTGTATTATCCCCTATGTCAGGGGCAATGCCCGAAGTCTGGATGAATCACTCATTTTGGAACAGATCCAAAAATTGGCGGCAAACGGCTTTGGAGAGTTTATCTTTACTGGAACCAATGTGGGAAGCTATGGGAAAGATAACGGCACTTCTTTGGCGAAACTCCTCAAAAAAACAGCTATGATACGTGGTGTTCGCCGTATTCGTCTAGGTTCTATAGAACCGGTTCAGATCACAGATGAATTGAAAGAGATTCTGGATGAGCCTTGGATGGCAAAGCATCTGCATATCGCGTTACAGCATACCTCAGATAGGATGCTGAAAATCATGAATCGCCGAAACAGAGTTCATGAGGATTTGAAACTGTTTGAAGAGATCGCTTCACATGGATATGCCATTGGAACAGACTTTATTGTGGGACATCCGGGTGAGAGTGAAGCGATTTTCGAAGAGGCGTATGAAAATTTAAAACTTTTCCCTTTGACCCATATACACCTTTTTACCTATTCTAAAAGAGACGGTACACCTTCAGCCACTATGAAGTCCCAGGTACCAGGTAATGTGGCAAAAGGGCGATACAAAAAGATTCAAGAGCTTATCAAACAAAAAAATATCGATTTCAGGGAAAAACAAAGAGACTTGCATGTTCTTGTCGAGGGAGAAAAGAGGGGAAGTTTTTTTGGATATGATCAGTTCTATAACCCTATTTTTATTGAGAGCACATTGGATTTAAAAGGAAATTGGGTTAATATTAGTCAATATGAAGTACGAGAAGAGGGCAATTTTGCAAAGTTCTAA
- the mog gene encoding molybdopterin adenylyltransferase — translation MDKIKIGVVTASDRASAGIYEDISGKAIMDTMKEYLLNDFEIVYRCIPDEQKEIEKALIELCDEEGCALVVTTGGTGPAPRDVTPEATEAVCQKMMPGFGELMRSVSLKYVPTAILSRQTAGIRGKSLIINLPGKPKSIRECLDAVFPAVPYCIDLIGGPYIKTNEDVIRAFRPKAK, via the coding sequence ATGGATAAAATCAAAATAGGCGTTGTAACAGCCAGTGACAGGGCAAGTGCGGGAATTTATGAAGATATCAGCGGCAAAGCGATCATGGATACGATGAAAGAGTATCTTTTGAACGATTTCGAGATAGTATATCGCTGTATTCCCGATGAACAAAAAGAGATTGAAAAGGCTTTAATAGAGCTTTGTGACGAGGAGGGATGCGCACTGGTCGTGACGACTGGCGGGACAGGCCCGGCACCAAGAGATGTGACCCCAGAGGCTACAGAAGCAGTTTGCCAGAAGATGATGCCAGGTTTTGGAGAGTTGATGCGCTCTGTAAGTCTCAAATATGTTCCAACGGCAATTCTCTCGCGCCAAACTGCCGGGATACGGGGGAAAAGCCTCATTATCAATCTGCCTGGAAAGCCAAAAAGCATCCGAGAATGTCTTGATGCGGTTTTTCCGGCAGTTCCGTATTGTATCGACCTCATAGGAGGACCATATATCAAGACAAATGAAGATGTGATTCGAGCCTTCAGGCCAAAGGCGAAATAA
- the aroB gene encoding 3-dehydroquinate synthase, whose translation MEVFIDLKKHEDRNYPIHIGPIETIQLTSKAAIVTNPKVAGLHLKYLLNKIEAPELYIITLPDGEDYKNQETIDFLLDRLFDHKLDRKSMLIAFGGGVIGDMTGFAASIFQRGIDFIQIPTTLLSQVDASVGGKTGINNRFGKNLIGAFHQPKAVYIDTHFLKTLPQREFSAGVAEIVKMAVVFDKDFFEWLMKNDLQEEDNLKYAIKRSVELKAAIVAKDEREGGIRASLNYGHTFAHVIENETGYKRFLHGEAVAIGMVMANELAVKTGLLSREDAEKIKNLLQRYNLPVCYEVKDPEDFYEHFFLDKKTQNDTIKFVLPKGIGDFVITDTIKKDQIIDVLREFEKC comes from the coding sequence ATGGAAGTGTTTATAGATCTCAAAAAACACGAGGATCGAAATTATCCGATTCATATCGGTCCGATTGAAACAATACAGCTTACATCCAAAGCGGCAATAGTGACAAATCCCAAAGTTGCCGGACTGCATCTGAAATATCTTTTAAATAAAATCGAAGCTCCAGAACTTTATATCATTACGCTTCCTGACGGTGAGGATTATAAAAATCAAGAAACGATCGATTTTTTACTCGATAGACTTTTTGATCATAAACTTGATAGAAAATCTATGCTTATCGCTTTTGGCGGTGGTGTGATTGGAGATATGACCGGATTTGCTGCTTCCATTTTTCAAAGGGGGATCGATTTTATACAGATTCCTACGACACTGCTTTCTCAGGTGGATGCCAGTGTAGGAGGAAAAACGGGTATCAACAATCGATTTGGCAAAAATCTCATAGGTGCTTTTCACCAGCCAAAAGCGGTCTATATCGACACTCATTTTTTAAAGACACTGCCTCAAAGAGAGTTTTCTGCAGGTGTGGCCGAGATTGTTAAAATGGCAGTTGTTTTCGATAAAGACTTTTTTGAATGGCTTATGAAAAACGATCTTCAAGAAGAAGATAATCTCAAATACGCTATAAAACGATCCGTTGAACTCAAAGCAGCTATCGTGGCCAAGGATGAACGTGAAGGTGGTATCAGGGCGAGTCTCAACTACGGTCACACTTTTGCCCATGTGATTGAAAACGAAACGGGATATAAGCGATTTTTGCATGGGGAAGCGGTGGCTATAGGGATGGTGATGGCAAATGAACTTGCCGTGAAAACCGGGCTGCTGAGCCGAGAGGATGCGGAAAAAATAAAAAATCTGCTGCAACGATACAATTTGCCTGTCTGTTACGAAGTAAAAGATCCAGAGGATTTTTATGAACACTTTTTCTTAGATAAAAAAACGCAAAACGATACGATCAAATTCGTTTTGCCAAAAGGTATCGGAGATTTTGTGATCACAGATACAATCAAAAAAGATCAGATCATCGATGTTTTAAGAGAGTTTGAGAAATGCTGA
- a CDS encoding mechanosensitive ion channel domain-containing protein, whose amino-acid sequence MLKLLLVVFWSVLSLYAEQNASIQEQQEQQEIQKRFHLQELRSDLNHLKEKIEQNIWLKKYENYKTYYKISKELKDLDKQIWRAKRRRQKKRLQDLLAKKETLKNQLELLKEYQESPFMEIVKPPTLPKPPTIQNPFDIITALSYIKQLNSSKEYYLQKLQDMQTALDLLNKKYHILSEIAKMDPTVIKKDELEALQKEIKDFQESLRVAKETLRVYKRKIEENVLKTTDEIKIQGEKAFRIGAIILGILMFSLFLKWIIHKYIQDNQRAYMANKFINFLLALLIIMILLFSYIENVGYLITILGFASAGIAIAMKDMFMSLLGWMVIVFGGSIHVGDRIKVKRNGLEYVGDVVDISLLRITILEDVTLTSYLHNIRSGRIIFVPNNYIFTDLIANYTHSGLKTVWDNINFNITFDSNYKKASHIAKETARKYAKGYTDIARKQLNKLRSTYHLKNTNVDVRVYTFAEDYGIRISLWYQTNSYATLTLRSTISAEVIEKFLQEEDIKITYPAQKIFLTKEDFNDKRLPKEMKEAEA is encoded by the coding sequence ATGCTGAAACTTTTATTGGTTGTCTTTTGGTCTGTTTTGTCGTTATATGCCGAACAAAATGCTTCAATCCAAGAGCAACAAGAGCAGCAAGAGATCCAAAAGCGGTTCCATCTTCAAGAGTTGCGATCAGATCTCAATCACCTCAAGGAAAAAATTGAGCAAAATATATGGCTCAAAAAGTATGAGAACTATAAGACCTACTATAAAATAAGCAAAGAGCTAAAAGATCTTGATAAACAGATCTGGAGAGCGAAAAGAAGACGGCAAAAAAAGCGATTACAAGATCTTTTGGCAAAAAAAGAGACACTGAAAAATCAACTTGAACTTCTGAAGGAGTATCAGGAATCTCCTTTTATGGAAATCGTCAAACCGCCTACACTTCCCAAACCACCAACTATTCAAAATCCTTTCGACATTATCACGGCACTTTCCTATATCAAACAGCTCAACAGTTCAAAAGAGTACTACTTGCAAAAATTACAAGATATGCAAACGGCGTTGGATCTATTGAATAAAAAGTACCATATTTTGAGCGAAATAGCTAAAATGGATCCTACGGTTATCAAGAAAGATGAACTGGAAGCATTACAAAAGGAGATTAAAGATTTTCAGGAGTCTTTGAGAGTTGCAAAGGAGACTCTGAGAGTTTATAAACGAAAAATTGAAGAAAACGTTTTAAAAACAACAGACGAGATCAAAATCCAAGGAGAAAAGGCATTCCGTATCGGTGCCATTATTTTGGGCATTTTGATGTTTAGTCTCTTTTTGAAATGGATTATCCATAAATATATACAGGATAATCAGCGGGCCTATATGGCAAACAAATTTATAAATTTTCTACTTGCGTTACTTATCATTATGATTCTCCTTTTTTCCTATATAGAGAATGTAGGTTATCTCATTACGATACTGGGTTTTGCATCGGCTGGTATTGCCATTGCGATGAAAGATATGTTTATGAGCCTCCTTGGATGGATGGTGATTGTTTTTGGCGGATCGATCCATGTGGGAGATCGAATCAAGGTCAAACGCAACGGTTTGGAGTATGTGGGTGATGTGGTGGATATCTCTTTGCTACGAATTACGATACTTGAAGATGTCACTTTGACCAGTTACCTCCACAATATCCGATCCGGCCGTATCATCTTTGTTCCCAATAACTACATATTTACCGATTTGATAGCTAACTATACCCATTCCGGTCTCAAAACGGTCTGGGACAATATCAACTTCAATATCACATTTGATTCCAATTATAAAAAGGCTTCTCATATCGCCAAAGAGACGGCAAGGAAATATGCCAAAGGATATACCGATATTGCAAGAAAACAGCTCAACAAACTCAGATCGACCTACCATCTCAAAAATACAAATGTGGATGTGAGGGTCTACACATTTGCAGAGGACTATGGGATTCGTATAAGTTTATGGTATCAGACAAACTCTTATGCTACGTTGACTCTACGAAGTACCATTAGTGCCGAAGTCATCGAGAAATTTTTGCAAGAAGAGGATATCAAAATCACATATCCAGCCCAAAAAATATTCTTGACAAAAGAGGATTTTAATGATAAAAGGTTGCCAAAAGAGATGAAAGAGGCTGAAGCGTGA